A stretch of DNA from bacterium:
GGGACTCCACTTCCATGATCAGCTCGCTGGTGTGCTCATAGGTCGCTTCGTTGATGTAGTGGACTTTGTCGAAGGAGACATGGAGGGAGAGATCCCGTTCCCCCAGCTGCGCCTCTTCGCTCAATTCCTCAATCGCCAGACGGCTCTCCAGCGGTTCCCCAGCAGTGACCGTTCCCAGCTGTCCCAGGAAGTCAGAGACCTGGGCGAGGTCCCAGCCCTTGAGATTGAGCTTGAACTCGTTTCGAATGGTGGCGAGGGTGACTTTCTCGTGATCGGGATGGGGAGTCTTCAGAGTAAATCGCCCCTCGCTTTCCGGACCCGTGGTGAAGCGACGCTCCCGCACCCGGAAGGAGATGCTCTGCTCCAGGAACCGGAACGAGGGGGTGTCAAAGTAGCGGTCCACGACCCGGACCGGGCGGAGATCCTTCAGGGTCACCGGCAGGCTGAAGGAGTTGGAGAGATCCTCAACAACCTTGCGGTAGTAGAGGTCCTGTGCGCTGACTTTGACCAGGAAGATGACTTCAGCTTCGATCACGGCGATGGGACTCCCTGTGAGCGTATGGCGTGCAAATCGAGGATAACACGCACGCCCGGCCTGGAAGCCGGGCGCGGTTGTTTTCAGGGGGAGGTGCGTGGAGCCAGTCGATCTGCTCCTCGCAATGTTGCTGGCGACTTACTGGCCGCCATCAGCCGCCGGGGTGGCGACACCGCCCGGACCCATGGCCGCTTCCTTGGTGGCCCAGATGTAGCCGACCTTCACCGTAGTGTCGGTCTCGGCCATTTTGCGGATGACGCCATAGCCGCCGTTCCACTCAAAGACCTTGCTGGTCTGACCCACTTCGAGGCTGGTCACCAGCGCCTGGGCCGCCTCGGGAACGTTCGCCTTGTCGAGTTCGATGATGTTGGCCGTGACATCGAAGCCCTTGGCCTTCAGGGACTTGATGACCTCGCCAGCGACCGACATCGCCTGCTTTTCGCGCTCGGCCACTTCCGCCGCGAGGGCACCACCGAGCTTCTCCATGGCAGCAGCTTCAGCAGTCTGCATCTCGGCAGCCATCGCGATGTCCTGCTGAGCAGCCTCCGCAAGACTGCCCAGGGCATTCTTGAAGGCTTCGTCGTGCTGGGCGATGTCCGCGGCCATGTCGTGCTGACCGGAGGCATCTGCCGTGGTGTCTGCCGGAGTGTCCGCCGGGGTGTCAGCCGGCGGAGTCGCCTGGGCGGCCGGCGCACCGCCGCCGCCGTCGGTGTTGACCGGAATCGGTTTGTCGTTGGAGGGGCCGCAGCCCAGAACGAACAGCATCGCCAGGATGCTCAGGGCGAGTGGAAGGGGGCGCATACCGGGCACTCCTCTATCACCCCGCCGGGGCAACCGGCGGGTGGATGGTGAAGTCGTCGCTAAAGTGGAGATTGAATCATTGCAGTGCAGGGGAGTCAATCAGTCTTAATGCGCCTGATTGCCGGTCCATCGCCGGGGGCATGGGATACTCCGGGCGACTCCCGACCCCTCTGCCACAGGCCGCGCATGTCAGCACCACTCCTTGCCGCTACCGACCTCAGGATCGCCCCCTCGCCCGGAGCGTCCGTGCCGCCACTGGTCCAGCTGCCAGCGCTGGAGGTGGTGGCCGGTGAGCGGATAGCGCTGACCGGCCCGTCGGGAGTGGGGAAGTCGACCCTGCTACGGGGGCTGGTCCGGCTGCAGCCCTGCGAGGCCGCGAGCTTTACGGTTCGGGGGGAGGAGGCGACTGGCTGGTCAGTACGCCAGCTTCGTCAGCAACTGGTTTATCTCCCACAAGTGCCGCAATCTCTGTCGGAGTCCGTCTGGGAAGACTGCCGTCTGACCCTGTCATTTCAGGGAAGGGTGCCAGCAGACTGGAAGGCACAGGCCGCCGCAGCGCTACGTCAGGCTGGTCTGGCAGAAGAGCATTGGGAGACCGATGCGGGTCGCCTGAGCGTGGGGCAGCGGATGCGGCTCGCCCTCGCCCGGGCGATGCTGATGAGTCCGGCGCTGCTGCTCCTGGATGAGACCTTCGCGCCGCTGGACCCGGTATCGCAGGTGGCAGTCCAGGCCGTCCTGCGGGAGTGGCTGGAGCAGGGGGATCGGGCGCTGATTTTTGTCGCGCACGATGTCGCGCTGACACAGACCTTCGCTACGGTCCGCTGGGAGCTGACTGACTCCCGGACCCTGCATCGGAGTGCAGTCTCTGCGGAGGCGACAGCATGAACCTGTGGCTGGTCATAGCCCGGGGGCCGCAACTGATCGAGCCGTCCTGGCTCCAGGTCGGGGCCATGGCT
This window harbors:
- the opuAA gene encoding Glycine betaine transport ATP-binding protein OpuAA yields the protein MPPLVQLPALEVVAGERIALTGPSGVGKSTLLRGLVRLQPCEAASFTVRGEEATGWSVRQLRQQLVYLPQVPQSLSESVWEDCRLTLSFQGRVPADWKAQAAAALRQAGLAEEHWETDAGRLSVGQRMRLALARAMLMSPALLLLDETFAPLDPVSQVAVQAVLREWLEQGDRALIFVAHDVALTQTFATVRWELTDSRTLHRSAVSAEATA